The proteins below come from a single Tissierella sp. MB52-C2 genomic window:
- a CDS encoding C-GCAxxG-C-C family (seleno)protein, which yields MLRDLIQDGFGEKEDFNCAEKILYGANISYNLNLSPEALKLSTGFGGGMAIESVCGALTAGIMVLSHRYVEGAGHQNNKIKEINQRFFREFIAEMDSIKCTHLKLTHRKEDIGCFDIVLKAAEILDKLMVK from the coding sequence ATGTTAAGGGATTTAATCCAAGATGGATTTGGAGAAAAGGAAGATTTTAATTGTGCTGAAAAAATATTATATGGAGCTAATATTTCTTATAATCTGAATTTAAGTCCTGAAGCCTTAAAATTATCTACTGGATTTGGTGGAGGTATGGCAATAGAATCTGTATGTGGTGCACTTACTGCTGGGATTATGGTATTGAGCCATAGATACGTGGAAGGTGCAGGACATCAAAATAATAAAATCAAAGAAATAAATCAAAGATTTTTTAGGGAATTTATAGCAGAGATGGATAGTATTAAATGTACCCATCTTAAATTAACTCATAGGAAAGAGGATATAGGCTGTTTTGATATAGTCTTAAAGGCTGCTGAAATATTGGATAAACTAATGGTTAAATAA
- a CDS encoding DEAD/DEAH box helicase translates to MGFEEMSPIQSQAIPIVLAGNDIIGQAQTGTGKTAAFGIPIIERCNPNEKYVQALVLCPTRELSIQVAEEIGKLAKHKKA, encoded by the coding sequence ATGGGATTTGAAGAAATGTCTCCAATTCAATCACAGGCTATTCCAATAGTTTTAGCGGGAAATGATATTATTGGTCAAGCACAGACAGGAACAGGCAAAACGGCAGCCTTTGGTATTCCTATTATTGAAAGATGTAATCCAAACGAAAAATATGTTCAAGCATTGGTTCTATGCCCAACTAGAGAACTTTCAATACAAGTAGCAGAAGAAATCGGAAAACTTGCAAAGCATAAAAAGGCATAA